TCGCCCACTGCCAGTCGAAGATCACCCGGCCCGCCGACACCGTCGTCGTCCTCATCAGCGACCTGTACGAGGGAGGCATCCGCGACGAGATGCTGAAGCGGGTCGCGGCGATGAAGGCCTCCGGCGTCCAGTTCATCGCCCTGCTCGCCCTCTCCGACGAGGGCGCCCCGGCCTACGACCGCGACCACGCGGCGGCCCTCGCCGCGCTCGGCGCCCCGGCCTTCGCCTGCACCCCCGACCTGTTCCCGGAGATCATGGCCGCCGCCCTGGAGAAGCGCCCGCTGCCGATACCCCCGGTCTGACCGGCCGACCGGGCCTGACCGGCCGACCGGGTCTGACCGGCATGCCGGACGGCCCGGCCGCCTCGCTCCGCCGCTTCCGTCTGCCCGGGGCCGGGGTGCGGAATTCGTCGTCGCCGGACCACCCGCACGGGTGTCCCGGACCCCACTGAGTCCCATATCACACCTGCCTCGGAACGGCCCTCACCCGTCTTCCCGGCGCGTCGTGAGGGGCCGGGAGGCCGTGCCCCGCCTGCCGCGCACGCCGTACGGCGCCACCCCCCGCCCCCTACGGCCGACCCCGTGGCCCCTACAACCTGTGACCCGTATCACCGCTCTGTTGTGATCTGCGATTTAGGGACCCGCGCCCCTCGGCGATAACCTGCGAGACGGACATGCCGCGTCCACGGTCACCGTGTGCGCCTCCCTTGTGACAGCGCAGTCACGTTGCCCTTCGCGGCACGCCCACGCAGACAACGAACCGCGATCATCAGAAAAGGGACGGACGCGCGTGGACCTGTTCGAGTACCAGGCGAGGGACCTCTTCGCCAAGCACGGTGTACCGGTGCTGGCCGGTGAAGTCATCGACACGCCTGAGGCGGCGCGCGAGGCCACCGAGCGTCTTGGCGGCAAGTCGGTCGTCAAGGCGCAGGTGAAGGTCGGTGGCCGCGGCAAGGCCGGCGGCGTCAAGCTGGCGGCGAACCCGGACGAGGCCGTCGCCCGTGCGACGGACATCCTCGGGATGGACATCAAGGGCCACACGGTCCACAAGGTGATGATCGCCGAGCTGTCCCCGGAGATCGAGGCGGAGTACTACGTCTCGTACCTCCTCGACCGCACCAACCGCACCTTCCTCGCGATGGCGTCGGTGCAGGGCGGCATGGACATCGAGGAGGTCGCGGAGAAGACCCCCGAGGCCCTCGCGAAGGTCCCGGTCAACGCCGTCGACGGCGTCGACATCGAGAAGGCCCGCGAGATCGTGGCCCTGGCGAAGTTCCCGGCCGACGTGGCCGAGGGTGTCGCCGAGGCCCTGGTGACCCTGTGGGACACCTTCGTCGCCGAGGACGCGCTCCTCGTCGAGGTCAACCCGCTGGTGAAGACCAAGGACGGCCGCATCCTGGCCCTGGACGGCAAGGTGTCTCTCGACGAGAACGCCGACTTCCGCCAGCCGGGCCACGAGGCGCTCGAGGACAAGGCCGCAGCCAACCCGCTCGAGGCTGCCGCCAAGGCCAAGAACCTCAACTACGTCAAGCTCGAGGGCGAGGTCGGCATCATCGGTAACGGTGCCGGTCTGGTCATGTCGACCCTGGACGTCGTCGCGTACGCCGGTGAGAACCACGGCGGCGTGAAGCCGGCCAACTTCCTCGACATCGGTGGCGGCGCCTCCGCCGAGGTCATGGCGAACGGCCTGGAGATCATCCTGGGCGACCCGGACGTCAAGTCCGTGTTCGTCAACGTCTTCGGTGGCATCACCGCCTGTGACGAGGTCGCCAACGGCATCGTCCAGGCTCTGGAGCTCCTCGCCTCCAAGGGCGAAGAGGTCACCAAGCCGCTGGTCGTGCGCCTCGACGGCAACAACGCGGAGCTGGGTCGCAAGATCCTGTCGGACGCGAACCACCCGCTCGTGCAGCGCGTGGACACCATGGACGGCGCGGCCGACAAGGCCGCCGAGCTCGCGGCTGCGAAGTAAGGGACGAGGTCAAGCACACCATGGCTATCTTCCTCACCAAGGACAGCAAGGTCATCGTCCAGGGCATGACCGGTGCCACGGGCATGAAGCACACCAAGCTCATGCTGGGTGACGGCACCAACATCGTCGGTGGCGTGAACCCGCGCAAGGCCGGCACGTCCGTCGACTTCGACGGCACCGAGGTCCCGGTCTTCGGCTCCGTCGCCGAGGCGATGAAGGAGACCGGCGCCAACGTCTCGGTCCTCTTCGTCCCGCCGGCGTTCGCGAAGGCCGCCGTGGTCGAGGCGATCGACGCCGAGATCCCGCTGGCCGTCGTCATCACCGAGGGCATCGCCGTCCACGACTCCGCCGCCTTCTGGGCGTACGCGCAGGCGAAGGGCAACAAGACCCGCATCATCGGTCCGAACTGCCCCGGTCTCATCACCCCGGGCCAGTCCAACGCCGGCATCATCCCGGGCGACATCACGAAGCCGGGCCGCATCGGCCTGGTCTCGAAGTCCGGCACGCTGACGTACCAGATGATGTACGAGCTCCGTGACATCGGCTTCTCGTCCGCCGTCGGCATCGGTGGCGACCCGGTCATCGGCACCACGCACATCGACGCCCTCGCGGCGTTCGAGGCGGACCCCGACACCGACCTGATCGTCATGATCGGTGAGATCGGCGGCGACGCCGAGGAGCGTGCGGCCGACTTCATCAAGGCCAACGTCACCAAGCCGGTAGTCGGCTACGTCGCGGGCTTCACCGCGCCCGAGGGCAAGACCATGGGCCACGCCGGCGCCATCGTCTCCGGCTCCTCCGGCACCGCCCAGGCGAAGAAGGAGGCCCTCGAGGCCGCCGGCGTCAAGGTCGGCAAGACGCCGACCGAGACGGCCAAGCTCGCGCGCGCTATCCTCGCGGGCTGAAACGGCCGTAGCCGCGGGTTTCCGCGGTGGCTGTAGCTGTACGAGAGGGCCCCGCCCCCGCCCGGTTCACCCGGGCGGGGGCGGGGCCCTCTCGTATGCGGCGACTCGGCGGCCGCTACTCGGCGGCCGGGATCAGCCGCTCCGGACCCGGGTTCGGCTCGGAGCGCAGCCGGTCGCGGAGCTCCAGGTCCTCCGGGCGGAGCTTCTGCGGGCCACCGCGGACCGGGACGCCGTTGACGGTCTCGCCGGGGGCGTTCACCGGGATGTAGCGGGTCGGAGCGGTCGCCGCGGTGAAGCCCGTGACGCCGATGAGGACCGCCGTCACCCCCAGCACCGCGCGCGTCCACGTCCGCGTCCGGCGTTCGCTGCCGGACCGGACCGTGCGGGCCGCCGGGAGGGTCGCCGTCGGCGCCTCCGTGACCAGCGCGCCGAGCCGCTCGTGCAGGGCGTCGGGATCGGCCAGCTCCGGGACCCGCTTGGCGAGGACCGTGCGGGCGTGCAGCAGCCGATGGGCCGCGGCGGGGGTGCTCGCCTCGGTCTCGGCGGCGGTCTCCGGCAGGTCGAGTCCGAGCCCGTCGTAGAGCAGGACGGTGCGGCGGTACGGCGCCGGCAGATCGAGGAGCGCGGTGAGCAGGGCCCGGCGGCCCGCCTCGGTGGGCGGTGCGTCGGGGTGCTTGTGGGTGCGGCGCAGCCGGTGCCAGGGGGAGAGGGCGTACTCGTACGCCGTCGCCCGCACCCAGCCCACCGGGTCCGCGTCGACGGCGACCTCGGGCCAGCGTTCCCAGGCGCGGTGGAAGGCGTGCTCGACGGACTCCCGGGAGAGCCGCCGCCGGCCGGTCAGCAGATACGTCTGGTGGACGAGGCCGGGCGCGGCCTGCGCGTACAGCGCGTCGAACGCCTCCTCGGGGGTGAGGCCCGGGACGGCGGGCGGCCCGGGAGGCCTCTCCGCCACGGCCTGCGGGGCCTCGGCCGGGACCGGTTTCAGCCGTTCCTGAGGCCTCGGGGCGCCCTTGCGGGCCGGACCTCCGGCGATGACGGGGGAGGGGGAGGGAGCCTTGGGCGGCTTGGCGGCCCGCTTCGCCGCGGCCTTGGGGCGGACGCTCGCCGCGGGGGCGGGGGCCGGTCCCTGGGTTTTCGCCGGGGTCTGCGGCCGTACGGGTGACGGTGGCCCGGAACGCGGCTCGGCGGGCTTCTCCGGGAGGGGTGCGGAGTCCGGCCGGGAAGGGGAGGGCGACTCCGCGGGGGCGGGCGCGTCGGCCGGCCCGTGGGCGCCGAGCAGTCTCGCGTACGCCTCGCGCTTGCGGCCCCGTGGTGCCGAACGTCCGGTCTCCCATGCCTTGACCGTGGCCTTCGTGACGCCCATGGCCTCGGCGACCTGCTCCTCGCTCAGGGCGAGGGCCTCACGCAACCTGCGCCGCTCCTTGGGGGACGGCAGAGTGACGGAGGATGCGGAATCCGTGGTGCTCCGGCTCATCGGCGTCGACCTCCCGCAGAGCTGCTGTGGGCGGAAAAGTACATAAACGTATATTGGGCGACACAGCGGAGGTTTGCCTGTTACGCGACGAAAGCGCGTGTCGTTGGGAGCATGACTCCGTGACCCATGTGACCGAGCATCCCCTGGTCCGCGGCGGCCGTTCCGCGGCGCTCGCCACCGCCTGCGTCCGGGGCGGGGTCGCCGCCGGACTCGGACTCGGCGCCCTCGCGGTCCTGGTGACCGCCGGCTGGATCAGCTCCCCGTACCCCGACAGCGGCCCCGGCGGCGCCCTGCACCTGGCCGCCGGGCTCTGGCTGCTCGCCCACGGAGTGGACCTCGTCCGCACGGACACCCTGTCGGGGCTGCCCGCGCCCCTCGGCATCGTGCCGATGCTCCTGACGGCCCTGCCCCTCTGGCTCGTCCACCGGGCGACCCGCGACACCCTCGACGGGGCCGACGACGGCGACCGGCGGCCCCCCTCCGCGGGCGGTGCGGTGGCCGCCGTGACCGGGGGGTACCTCCTGGTCGCCGCCGCGGTGGTGGTCTACGGCGAGAGCGGTCCGCTGCCCGCCGAACCGCTCAGCGCCGGGTTCTGGCTGCCCG
This sequence is a window from Streptomyces sp. NBC_00691. Protein-coding genes within it:
- the sucC gene encoding ADP-forming succinate--CoA ligase subunit beta codes for the protein MDLFEYQARDLFAKHGVPVLAGEVIDTPEAAREATERLGGKSVVKAQVKVGGRGKAGGVKLAANPDEAVARATDILGMDIKGHTVHKVMIAELSPEIEAEYYVSYLLDRTNRTFLAMASVQGGMDIEEVAEKTPEALAKVPVNAVDGVDIEKAREIVALAKFPADVAEGVAEALVTLWDTFVAEDALLVEVNPLVKTKDGRILALDGKVSLDENADFRQPGHEALEDKAAANPLEAAAKAKNLNYVKLEGEVGIIGNGAGLVMSTLDVVAYAGENHGGVKPANFLDIGGGASAEVMANGLEIILGDPDVKSVFVNVFGGITACDEVANGIVQALELLASKGEEVTKPLVVRLDGNNAELGRKILSDANHPLVQRVDTMDGAADKAAELAAAK
- the sucD gene encoding succinate--CoA ligase subunit alpha, whose product is MAIFLTKDSKVIVQGMTGATGMKHTKLMLGDGTNIVGGVNPRKAGTSVDFDGTEVPVFGSVAEAMKETGANVSVLFVPPAFAKAAVVEAIDAEIPLAVVITEGIAVHDSAAFWAYAQAKGNKTRIIGPNCPGLITPGQSNAGIIPGDITKPGRIGLVSKSGTLTYQMMYELRDIGFSSAVGIGGDPVIGTTHIDALAAFEADPDTDLIVMIGEIGGDAEERAADFIKANVTKPVVGYVAGFTAPEGKTMGHAGAIVSGSSGTAQAKKEALEAAGVKVGKTPTETAKLARAILAG
- a CDS encoding helix-turn-helix domain-containing protein: MSRSTTDSASSVTLPSPKERRRLREALALSEEQVAEAMGVTKATVKAWETGRSAPRGRKREAYARLLGAHGPADAPAPAESPSPSRPDSAPLPEKPAEPRSGPPSPVRPQTPAKTQGPAPAPAASVRPKAAAKRAAKPPKAPSPSPVIAGGPARKGAPRPQERLKPVPAEAPQAVAERPPGPPAVPGLTPEEAFDALYAQAAPGLVHQTYLLTGRRRLSRESVEHAFHRAWERWPEVAVDADPVGWVRATAYEYALSPWHRLRRTHKHPDAPPTEAGRRALLTALLDLPAPYRRTVLLYDGLGLDLPETAAETEASTPAAAHRLLHARTVLAKRVPELADPDALHERLGALVTEAPTATLPAARTVRSGSERRTRTWTRAVLGVTAVLIGVTGFTAATAPTRYIPVNAPGETVNGVPVRGGPQKLRPEDLELRDRLRSEPNPGPERLIPAAE